The Ensifer adhaerens genome contains a region encoding:
- the ligD gene encoding non-homologous end-joining DNA ligase, translating to MAKTLRKKSVPATLPEPMPRRVDPCVATLVDKPPKGPEWAFEVKWDGYRLAVHVEPGGVRAITRGGYDWTKKFGLIVAEARELGHASMIIDGEVVVLDDQGRSDFGLLQRAVGKKPSLHDVGEIIFYAFDLLYLDGQDLRMHPLSERRRLLEPIVVGRTGAIRFSEEVHADGAEFFKIACEMGLEGIIAKRQDAPYRSGRRPEWLKIKCARRDTFVIVGYERSTVPGAIGRLLLAAKKGDGLVYVGGCGTGWSNKESVQLRELLDAIPAAHPPVSLKRKGAVFAEPLLVAEVEYRAWTQDGKLRHPSFKGVKVRNDDTRVFSIDDLADNPQ from the coding sequence ATGGCTAAAACACTCAGAAAGAAATCTGTTCCCGCGACGTTGCCCGAGCCGATGCCTCGCCGCGTCGATCCCTGCGTTGCGACCCTCGTCGATAAGCCACCGAAAGGTCCGGAATGGGCCTTTGAGGTGAAGTGGGACGGATACCGCCTCGCGGTCCACGTCGAGCCAGGCGGGGTGAGGGCGATCACCCGCGGCGGGTACGACTGGACAAAGAAGTTCGGCTTGATCGTCGCCGAGGCGCGCGAGCTCGGGCACGCCTCCATGATCATTGATGGGGAGGTCGTCGTTCTCGACGACCAAGGCCGCTCAGACTTCGGGCTGCTGCAGCGCGCCGTCGGGAAAAAGCCAAGCCTGCACGATGTCGGCGAGATCATCTTCTATGCCTTCGATCTCCTCTATCTCGACGGCCAAGACCTTCGAATGCATCCTCTGTCAGAGCGTCGACGCCTGCTCGAGCCTATCGTCGTCGGCAGGACTGGTGCAATCCGCTTCTCGGAGGAGGTGCACGCTGACGGCGCCGAGTTCTTCAAGATCGCTTGCGAGATGGGGCTAGAAGGCATCATCGCCAAGCGCCAGGACGCGCCGTATCGATCCGGTCGCCGGCCGGAATGGCTCAAGATCAAATGCGCGCGGCGGGATACCTTTGTGATCGTAGGCTATGAGCGCTCGACCGTGCCAGGCGCGATTGGCCGGCTACTGCTGGCGGCCAAGAAGGGCGACGGGCTCGTCTACGTCGGCGGGTGCGGTACTGGATGGAGCAACAAGGAATCTGTGCAACTGCGCGAACTGCTCGACGCGATACCAGCGGCGCACCCGCCGGTGTCCCTGAAGCGAAAGGGGGCGGTTTTCGCCGAGCCGCTCCTTGTTGCCGAGGTCGAGTATCGGGCTTGGACCCAGGACGGCAAGTTGCGCCATCCGTCGTTCAAAGGCGTGAAAGTGCGAAACGATGATACGAGAGTTTTCTCGATCGACGATCTAGCTGACAACCCTCAGTGA
- a CDS encoding Fic family protein has translation MILFEITRNEQHPAYQRLEIENGIRHYDFLRSMVVASLEMGRPFLSQQIMKALNFHAIACLHTHAGEYRPCPVQVGDYRPPEHYQVVPLMDDFVNMVNRGWQTSDPVVMAAFVLWRLNHIHPFINGNGRTARAAAYFVLCVSAESWLPGETILPELLRQNRKEYVEALRLADAAYEAKGEPDLGPLHEMLSRLLDQQLQSAGLSPEEADGEDKAETPTNGDIQELVAADGPQPEGDPLT, from the coding sequence GTGATCCTGTTCGAGATTACGCGAAACGAGCAGCATCCCGCCTATCAGCGGCTGGAAATCGAAAACGGCATTCGACATTACGATTTTCTGAGATCGATGGTGGTGGCCTCCCTAGAAATGGGGAGGCCTTTCCTATCTCAGCAGATTATGAAGGCGCTGAATTTCCACGCGATAGCCTGTCTGCACACACATGCCGGAGAGTACCGGCCTTGCCCGGTTCAGGTGGGCGACTATCGTCCGCCAGAACATTACCAGGTCGTGCCGCTGATGGACGACTTCGTAAACATGGTGAACCGCGGATGGCAGACAAGCGATCCCGTAGTTATGGCCGCTTTTGTCCTTTGGCGCCTCAATCATATTCACCCATTCATCAACGGTAACGGCAGAACTGCGCGCGCAGCAGCGTACTTCGTCCTATGCGTATCGGCCGAAAGTTGGCTCCCAGGAGAGACCATCCTCCCTGAACTTTTGCGTCAGAACCGCAAAGAGTATGTCGAGGCCCTCCGTTTGGCTGATGCGGCGTATGAGGCGAAGGGCGAACCTGACCTAGGCCCTCTCCACGAAATGCTGTCCAGACTTTTGGACCAGCAACTCCAAAGCGCCGGACTGTCGCCAGAGGAGGCCGATGGCGAAGACAAGGCTGAAACGCCCACGAATGGCGATATTCAGGAATTAGTCGCCGCAGACGGTCCTCAGCCCGAAGGCGACCCGTTGACTTAG
- a CDS encoding SDH family Clp fold serine proteinase, producing MIDTVEDGFEQAIRDVADAYDADIYVYSGNIDHAGFGKVVEAFSRDGRPNALVILTTNGGLANSAYKISRFFQSQYDRFIIFIPSVCKSAGTLLAIGAHELIMSTFSELGPLDVQLYERDEIGARKSGLLSHSAFDALKAETFALYEHFMLSIKQRSADNISFPIASEVAGDMASRVMSPIFEQISPSILGSDYRDLQVAIEYGNRLALQSENITFEAVKFLTEQYPSHDFIIDKNEAEKLFHDVEAPKPELWALIKYLKDFVFVPHEPTTVFNLNSFLEVVDDEQSEREASEPDTEEAEPTGLDSGQDGDRDGTN from the coding sequence TTGATCGATACAGTTGAAGACGGTTTTGAGCAGGCTATCAGGGACGTTGCCGACGCTTATGACGCCGACATTTATGTTTACTCCGGAAACATTGATCACGCGGGGTTTGGGAAGGTAGTTGAAGCGTTTTCACGCGACGGCCGTCCTAACGCACTTGTAATTTTGACTACAAACGGCGGTCTGGCAAATTCGGCTTACAAAATTTCGCGCTTCTTCCAATCTCAGTATGACCGGTTCATAATATTTATTCCAAGTGTGTGTAAGAGCGCAGGGACGCTCCTCGCTATTGGTGCGCACGAACTGATCATGAGCACTTTTTCTGAACTGGGCCCATTGGATGTCCAACTCTACGAGCGCGACGAAATTGGCGCCCGCAAGTCGGGGTTGTTGAGCCACTCTGCCTTTGACGCGCTAAAGGCGGAAACCTTCGCGCTTTATGAGCATTTCATGCTCTCTATCAAACAGCGGAGCGCGGACAACATCAGCTTTCCGATTGCCTCGGAGGTCGCAGGAGACATGGCGTCAAGGGTGATGTCTCCAATCTTCGAGCAGATATCGCCTTCCATTTTAGGCAGCGACTACCGGGATTTGCAGGTAGCCATCGAATACGGCAACCGCCTCGCTCTTCAAAGCGAGAACATTACATTCGAAGCAGTGAAGTTCCTTACGGAACAATATCCTTCTCATGACTTTATTATTGACAAGAATGAAGCAGAAAAACTTTTCCATGATGTGGAGGCACCAAAACCGGAGCTTTGGGCGTTGATAAAATACCTCAAAGATTTCGTCTTTGTCCCCCATGAGCCGACCACCGTATTTAACCTCAACTCGTTCCTGGAGGTCGTGGACGATGAGCAGTCAGAACGTGAAGCCAGCGAGCCAGACACCGAAGAAGCCGAGCCCACCGGATTGGATAGTGGCCAAGACGGAGATCGCGACGGGACTAATTGA
- a CDS encoding phage holin family protein — translation MQEKYTSLIELLNAWFGGAATTLIAVFAGRLMWHTNEVRKMRRKFFGKELLWEMPIAVGMAFIGEGLANWLALGQPMATGMIAALAYLGPRGSEVLFMRWFGAKVEKG, via the coding sequence ATGCAGGAAAAGTACACGTCTCTTATCGAGCTGCTCAATGCCTGGTTCGGCGGCGCGGCGACCACCCTTATCGCAGTCTTCGCCGGTCGCCTCATGTGGCACACAAACGAGGTGCGAAAGATGCGACGGAAGTTTTTCGGGAAGGAACTGCTGTGGGAGATGCCGATCGCGGTCGGCATGGCCTTCATCGGCGAGGGGTTGGCGAACTGGCTGGCTCTCGGGCAACCGATGGCGACCGGCATGATCGCCGCGCTCGCCTACCTCGGGCCACGAGGGTCCGAGGTTCTGTTCATGCGTTGGTTCGGCGCGAAGGTGGAAAAGGGGTGA
- a CDS encoding chitinase, translating to MNRTTFLAYARRAPFGGRLMQSQIDGMNAILDEWDRRQSTGKVIDNRHLAYMLATVFHETGGTMQPVTENLNYSAERLTQVWPTRFPTLASAKPFARNPRKLANKVYGGRMGNTAPDDGWLYRGRGLPQITGKENYDKFGLAKTPEKAAETATAIRILFDGMIGGMFTGRKLADYFNQADNDPVGARKIVNGTDKAKLIAGYFGNFLDAIEASRMPAELPDVKPEAAKADDMPAERSGTVVTTVGGLFGGAGLSAVLGVNNPYAFGIAALLIVIGSIAAFMFFTGRWSVNRAAAR from the coding sequence ATGAACAGAACGACGTTCCTCGCGTATGCGAGGCGCGCGCCTTTTGGCGGCCGCCTTATGCAATCTCAGATCGACGGCATGAATGCGATCCTCGACGAGTGGGATCGGCGCCAGTCGACCGGCAAGGTGATCGACAATCGCCATCTCGCCTACATGCTGGCGACCGTCTTCCACGAGACCGGCGGCACGATGCAGCCGGTGACCGAGAACCTCAATTACTCGGCCGAGCGTCTTACGCAGGTCTGGCCGACCCGGTTCCCGACCCTCGCCAGTGCCAAGCCTTTCGCCCGTAACCCGCGCAAGCTGGCAAACAAGGTCTATGGCGGCCGGATGGGCAACACGGCGCCCGACGACGGCTGGCTCTATCGTGGCCGGGGCTTGCCGCAGATCACCGGCAAGGAGAACTATGACAAGTTCGGCCTCGCCAAAACGCCGGAGAAGGCGGCCGAGACGGCAACCGCCATCCGCATCCTCTTTGACGGCATGATCGGCGGCATGTTCACCGGCAGAAAGCTCGCGGACTATTTCAACCAGGCCGACAACGATCCGGTCGGCGCCCGCAAGATCGTCAACGGAACCGACAAGGCGAAGCTGATCGCCGGCTATTTCGGCAATTTCCTCGACGCGATCGAGGCGTCGCGAATGCCGGCCGAGCTGCCGGACGTGAAGCCGGAAGCGGCGAAGGCCGATGACATGCCGGCCGAGAGGAGTGGCACGGTGGTGACGACTGTTGGCGGCCTCTTCGGCGGCGCTGGCCTTTCGGCGGTGCTCGGCGTCAATAATCCCTATGCCTTCGGTATCGCTGCGCTCCTGATCGTTATCGGCTCGATCGCGGCTTTCATGTTCTTCACCGGTCGATGGTCGGTGAACCGCGCCGCGGCCCGCTGA
- a CDS encoding gp53-like domain-containing protein — MTTPYTTGSITLANGSAVVTGAGTAWQTALIAGGTIYAEVAGNPLPILTIDSNTQITAAIKWKGASGTYPYAIMRDTAYGQQTVANANALSTYLQRLDNASLAALASIAPTLSAGMVPRGLSGNTMEWFLVSDFIKFLLNDPDAATARTTLGAQAALGFTPVQQGGGYGQGSNKVFLGWTNSALKATVDSTDLGKVWTDSAVLWNAATSGYHKFPNGFMLQWGYDPTGSGDFRKIFPVAFPATCFTAVATMASSDLPATTAVTVSTSNVDKFGFDIRARAVNNGGAVGGAGQGALWLAVGY, encoded by the coding sequence ATGACCACTCCTTACACGACAGGGTCGATCACCCTGGCGAACGGCAGCGCCGTGGTTACTGGCGCCGGCACAGCCTGGCAAACGGCGCTGATCGCCGGCGGCACGATTTACGCCGAAGTGGCCGGCAACCCACTGCCAATCCTCACGATCGACAGCAACACGCAGATTACGGCGGCGATCAAGTGGAAGGGCGCCAGCGGCACCTATCCCTACGCGATCATGCGCGACACGGCCTACGGCCAGCAGACGGTCGCCAATGCCAATGCGCTGTCGACCTATCTGCAGCGTCTCGATAATGCCTCGCTGGCGGCGCTGGCGTCGATCGCTCCGACACTCTCCGCCGGCATGGTGCCGCGCGGGCTTAGCGGAAACACGATGGAGTGGTTCTTAGTAAGCGACTTCATCAAGTTTCTGTTGAATGACCCTGATGCGGCGACGGCACGCACAACATTGGGTGCGCAGGCGGCGCTGGGTTTCACACCGGTGCAGCAGGGAGGGGGCTACGGACAGGGGAGCAACAAGGTCTTTCTTGGCTGGACCAACAGCGCCTTGAAGGCGACGGTCGACAGCACCGACCTCGGCAAGGTTTGGACTGACAGCGCTGTCCTTTGGAATGCGGCGACCTCGGGCTACCACAAGTTCCCGAATGGTTTCATGTTGCAATGGGGCTACGATCCCACCGGTTCCGGCGACTTCCGAAAGATCTTCCCCGTCGCATTTCCGGCTACTTGCTTCACTGCCGTCGCGACTATGGCCTCCTCTGATCTGCCGGCAACAACGGCCGTGACGGTATCAACGAGCAACGTCGACAAGTTCGGCTTCGATATCAGGGCGCGAGCAGTAAATAACGGCGGAGCGGTCGGCGGCGCCGGCCAGGGCGCACTTTGGCTTGCAGTGGGGTACTAA